One window from the genome of Alnus glutinosa chromosome 13, dhAlnGlut1.1, whole genome shotgun sequence encodes:
- the LOC133853886 gene encoding uncharacterized protein LOC133853886 yields the protein MHKVHLEEDAKPSREPQRRLNPAMQEVVRGKGIKLLDTGIIYPISDSKWVSLIHVVPKEAGVMVVQNKDGELVPTQIQSGWRVYIDYLKLNTVTKKDHFPLPSIDQMVECLHHFTLVLVQCKEKNQVLNLEKCHFLVKQGFYRRFI from the exons ATGCATAAGGTACATTTGGAGGAAGACGCCAAACCATCAAGGGAGCCACAGAGGAGGCTCAACCCAGCTATGCAGGAAGTTGTGAGAGGAAAAGGGATAAAGTTGTTGGATACAGGTATCATCTATCCGATTTCTGATAGCAAGTGGGTGAGCCTAATTCATGTTGTGCCTAAGGAAGCTGGAGTGATGGTAGTGCAAAACAAGGATGGCGAGTTGGTGCCAACTCAGATTCAGTCAGGATGGAGAGTTTACATAGACTACCTCAAGTTGAACACCGTCACTAAGAAGGATCATTTTCCACTCCCATctattgatcaaatggtggagtgtttgcaccacttCACTTTGGTTTTGGTGCAATGCAAGGAGAAGAACCAGGTACTCAATTTGGAGAAATGCCATTTTCTGGTGAAGCAAG gattctacCGCCGATTCATCTag